A genome region from Triticum aestivum cultivar Chinese Spring chromosome 2B, IWGSC CS RefSeq v2.1, whole genome shotgun sequence includes the following:
- the LOC123045891 gene encoding protein NLP2 has product MDVPMPSQSNRAGCNGSVGSPSDDPYGVTAMMNFDGYSELCGSPSLADQLFSLLNDSSTHQMFAMWSSLGSSPRASGVSEDMQLDAYSSVPGDQKVDLVSSVNPAETGTGRMAKSSGDLGSDGDPEQGSTSLVPRPIAGNLLADRMLMALSLFRKSLGGGVLAQVWMPVEQEGHVVLSTCEQPFLLDQALAGYREVSRHFVFSAKEETGLQPGLPGRVFISGVPEWTSNVLYYSKPEYLRMEYALHHDVRGSLAMPIYDPSKGSCCAVLELITKKEKPDFAAEMDNLRHALQAVNLETAKDCIDQKVYSANQKAAFTEILDVLRAICHAHMLPLALTWVPSSNGSDGGYVGHDSVLDSQSGKTILRIHESACYVNDAKMQGFFHACTETHLEKGQGIAGRALKSNLPFFSPNIREYGIKDYPLAHHARKFGLHAAVAIRLRSTYTGDDDYILEFFLPINCTGSEEQQMLLNNLSSTMQRICKSLRTVSEAEVDKVDACTAVMYKATSGSCLPTGQSESSSRGDQPATEEAFQDLSLIDKQRGMSEQAQSSTMRLAEKKRSTAEKNIGMDVLRKYFSGSLKDAAKSLGVCPTTLKRICRTHGISRWPSRKINKVNRSLKKIQTVINSVHGVDSSLQYDPATGSLVPAVSLPEKTSFPSCDAVSSPSVGKTVDEKSGPKSEQGYSSPEGWERESCQLQRPDAQKGEGDEFHMQTSNYSGSGDHASYGANVTHHINSEGTQEPLYPIGAVSALHDKETGCIEPSARVLPSIKTTRDQIVGRNSPPAQQADIDMFDDREGREHTHPSTSGMTDSSSGSASSHPTFKKNPARPLKDKSSPALTVKATYNGDTVRFKFLPSMGWYNLLEEIAKRFKLSMGVFQLKYKDDEDEWVIMANDSDLQECVDVMDSMGTRNVKLQVRDLPCLISSSGSSSCLQLEGHNS; this is encoded by the exons ATGGATGTGCCTATGCCTTCACAGTCCAACCGCGCTGGATGCAATGGAAGCGTCGGCAGCCCGTCGGATGATCCATATGGCGTTACAGCCATGATGAACTTTGATGGGTACTCAGAGCTCTGCGGCAGCCCTTCATTAGCTGACCAGCTGTTCTCGTTGCTGAACGATTCGTCCACACACCAGATGTTTGCTATGTGGTCATCCTTGGGATCTTCGCCACGTGCTTCTGGTGTCAGTGAAGATATGCAGCTCGATGCCTATTCCAGTGTACCTGGGGATCAAAAGGTTGATTTGGTATCTTCAGTGAATCCAGCTGAAACTGGGACTGGGAGAATGGCCAAGAGTTCAGGCGACCTTGGCTCAGATGGTGATCCTGAGCAAGGAAGTACTAGTTTGGTTCCGAGGCCTATTGCCGGCAACTTACTCGCTGACAGGATGCTCATGGCTCTGTCTTTGTTCAGGAAGTCACTTGGCGGCGGCGTTCTTGCGCAGGTCTGGATGCCTGTTGAGCAGGAGGGGCATGTCGTGCTTAGTACATGTGAACAGCCGTTTCTGCTTGACCAAGCTCTTGCTGGGTACAGAGAAGTATCCAGGCATTTTGTGTTCTCCGCTAAGGAGGAGACCGGCCTTCAACCAGGGCTTCCAGGGAGGGTCTTCATCTCCGGTGTGCCAGAATGGACCTCAAATGTGCTCTACTACAGCAAGCCAGAGTATCTGAGGATGGAGTATGCTCTTCATCACGACGTTCGAGGATCACTTGCTATGCCGATATACGACCCCAGCAAGGGCTCTTGCTGTGCAGTGCTTGAGCTTATCACAAAGAAGGAGAAACCTGACTTTGCTGCAGAAATGGACAACCTTCGCCATGCCTTGCAG GCTGTGAACTTGGAGACAGCAAAGGATTGCATTGATCAGAAG GTTTATTCAGCAAATCAGAAAGCCGCTTTCACTGAGATTTTGGATGTTCTAAGAGCTATTTGCCATGCACACATGCTTCCGTTGGCCCTCACATGGGTCCCTTCATCAAATGGCAGTGATGGTGGTTATGTTGGACATGATAGTGTCCTTGATTCTCAGTCAGGAAAAACGATACTCCGCATCCATGAATCAGCGTGTTATGTTAATGATGCAAAGATGCAAGGATTTTTTCATGCATGCACTGAAACTCACCTTGAGAAAGGGCAAGGTATTGCAGGCCGAGCACTCAAGTCCAATCTGCCGTTCTTCTCTCCCAATATCAGAGAATACGGAATTAAAGATTACCCACTCGCACACCATGCTCGTAAGTTTGGCCTGCATGCTGCTGTAGCAATCCGGCTAAGGAGCACATACACCGGTGATGATGACTACATACTAGAATTCTTTCTACCAATCAACTGCACAGGCAGTGAAGAACAACAGATGTTATTGAATAACCTCTCCAGTACTATGCAAAGAATATGCAAAAGTTTACGAACAGTTTCTGAAGCAGAGGTTGATAAAGTTGATGCTTGTACTGCAGTAATGTATAAGGCAACCAGTGGAAGTTGCTTGCCTACTGGTCAGTCTGAGAGTTCTTCGCGTGGTGATCAACCAGCCACAGAAGAGGCATTCCAGGATCTATCTTTAATTGATAAGCAACGGGGCATGTCCGAGCAG GCACAGTCTAGTACAATGCGACTTGCGGAGAAAAAGCGCAGTACAGCTgagaagaatattggcatggatgTTCTTCGTAAGTACTTCTCTGGGAGCCTAAAGGATGCTGCAAAGAGCCTTGGTG TTTGTCCAACAACCTTAAAACGGATATGCCGCACACATGGAATTTCACGATGGCCATCTCGCAAGATAAACAAGGTCAACCGTTCATTAAAGAAGATCCAAACTGTCATTAACTCGGTTCATGGAGTGGACAGTTCTTTGCAGTATGATCCTGCTACTGGATCTCTTGTTCCAGCAGTTTCTCTGCCAGAGAAGACTTCATTCCCTTCGTGTGATGCTGTGTCCAGTCCATCCGTTGGGAAAACTGTGGATGAAAAATCTGGCCCAAAATCTGAGCAAGGGTATTCGTCACCTGAAGGATGGGAAAGAGAGAGTTGCCAGTTGCAGCGCCCTGATGCGCAGAAAGGGGAAGGCGATGAATTTCACATGCAGACAAGTAACTATAGTGGCAGTGGTGATCACGCCTCTTATGGTGCGAATGTCACACATCATATTAATTCTGAAGGAACACAAGAACCATTGTATCCCATTGGTGCTGTTAGTGCTTTACATGACAAAGAAACAGGCTGCATCGAACCTTCTGCCCGTGTCCTCCCAAGCATCAAGACTACCAGGGACCAGATAGTGGGAAGGAACTCACCGCCCGCACAACAAGCAGATATTGATATGTTTGACGACCGTGAAGGCAGGGAGCATACTCATCCTTCCACCTCTGGTATGACAGACTCTTCTAGTGGCAGTGCATCAAGCCACCCCACATTTAAGAAGAACCCAGCACGTCCACTTAAAGACAAGAGCAGCCCTGCACTTACGGTCAAGGCAACGTACAACGGAGACACCGTGCGGTTCAAGTTCTTGCCATCGATGGGCTGGTACAACCTGCTGGAAGAAATAGCCAAGAGGTTCAAGCTGTCGATGGGGGTGTTCCAGCTCAAGTACAAGGACGACGAGGACGAGTGGGTCATCATGGCAAACGACTCTGATCTCCAGGAGTGCGTCGACGTCATGGACTCGATGGGCACGCGCAACGTGAAGCTCCAGGTCCGGGATCTCCCGTGCCTCATCAGCAGCTCGGGCAGCAGCAGCTGCTTGCAGCTGGAAGGACACAATTCATAA